The Flavobacteriales bacterium DNA segment TGTTTCAAAGGCTATCGCTGGATACGATCAGCATCTGCTTATCCGGAATTCAGGGAGAGGGAAAGTGGATGCTCTACGCACAGGAATTCAGGCTACTGATTCTCCTTGGATCATAACATTGGATGCTGACATCAGGTTGCCATCCGATTGGATGCGAAGAATCAGCTTCCATCTCTCTTCTTCAGATGCGAGTGATATGCTCATTCTACCCCTATATGGGATAGTAGGGGAGACGCTGATCTCTAAATATGGATGTATCGACTTTGCCAGTCTGGTATGTAGCTCATTGGCCATGGGTGCTCTAGGCAGACCGATTATGGCCAATGGCGCGCATCTCGCTTTTAAGAGGAAATATGCCACTTGGTCAAATGAGATCGTTTCTGGAGATGATGTCTTCTTGCTTCATAACATCAAGTCCCAAGGCGGTCAGATAAAGGTCATAGCCGATAAAAGACTACAGGTTATGACCGACATGCCTGCTACATGGACCGAACTCATCAGCCAACGCACGCGATGGGCTTCGAAAGCTAGACAGTACACCGATCGCGATACCTTGATAATCGGATGGTATCTCTTGTTTTTGAACCTCTTGATATGGGTTCTTTTATGTGCTGGGATATTTAAATCCGAGCTCTTGTACCTATCCTTGATGCTATTACTGGTCAAGAGTATTGCGGATTGGACCTTTGTTATTCGCTCATTGGATTGGACAGGCCAAAGATCCTTGATTCCCCTGCTGCCCTTGGCCAGTCTGATACAGACCCTGATGTATCCGGTGGCATTTTTCAATCGGTATTTCAGTGGTTTTGATTGGAAGGGAAGGCATTATCAATGAATAGATCACAAGGACTTTGGAAAGGGCTATGGAGCGACCCGCTTGCCAGAGCAGGCCTTTTGGTGATTGTGATCTTCTCAATGGTGGCTATTGCAGGGGCCTATCTGAGACCCGACTCTTCTTCCTTCGCCAATGAACAACATCTGGCTCTTGCACGTTCTGCCCCCGGAACCGAAGTAAAATTCTTCTCTGTGGCCAAGGACGTACCTACCAGCAATGTGCCCTTACAGGGACTATTCTTCGGAGGCTTGGAGCAGGGTCACGAACGCTATCCATTCGACTCGGTTCAGATCGGGGATAACGAACTGGCCCTGTATCTAGATGGACATCAGACCTATCGCAGCGATCGAATAGCGGGGCGACCTCTAGCTCGGTTATCTCATGGAGAAGCTATGCAATCGGTCGATGAATACACTGAGCATCAAACTTTTGTACTAGGCACAGACAGTTTCGGAAGGGATATGCTGAGCCGCTTGATGGGAGGGAGCATGATCAGTCTTTCAGTGGGCTTCATTTCCGTACTGATCTCCCTGCTCATAGGAA contains these protein-coding regions:
- a CDS encoding glycosyltransferase, translated to MGMLVCIAGLTYLAFIGILHLGWSKATQEPSTDLSSQREVLELTIVIPFRNEVKNIGFLLNDLIACEIPKNTKLHIKWVDDGSDDGSTVFVSKAIAGYDQHLLIRNSGRGKVDALRTGIQATDSPWIITLDADIRLPSDWMRRISFHLSSSDASDMLILPLYGIVGETLISKYGCIDFASLVCSSLAMGALGRPIMANGAHLAFKRKYATWSNEIVSGDDVFLLHNIKSQGGQIKVIADKRLQVMTDMPATWTELISQRTRWASKARQYTDRDTLIIGWYLLFLNLLIWVLLCAGIFKSELLYLSLMLLLVKSIADWTFVIRSLDWTGQRSLIPLLPLASLIQTLMYPVAFFNRYFSGFDWKGRHYQ